The Nymphaea colorata isolate Beijing-Zhang1983 chromosome 11, ASM883128v2, whole genome shotgun sequence genome includes the window GCAGTGATAAGAACTTTTTAGCCTTGCTCACGTACGCTCTTTTTGTGAAGTTATTGTAGTCGTTGGCTTCAATAGAGTCTAAAATTTGCCTGTACAATACTAATGATGCCCAgacctgaaaagaaaaaaaaaaaaaaggaaagggaagaaagCCGAAGACAAAAAGATCAAAGCAATGGTAAACAGCAGCAAAAGTGCAGcttaaaaagaaatatgaatcaATAATCATAAGCAGGAGTTGTAAGAACTGACCGGCCATCGACTAGCAGGGTTTAGCTCTGTAACTCCCTTTTCTGCTTCATCAAAGAATAATCTTGCTCTTTTAATCTGATCCTTCATAAAATTTCTCCATTTGTCTGTTACTTTTCCAGCAAAGATGTCATCATCAGACAACCCAGCACATGCAAGCTCATCTTGCGGAAGGTATATTCTTCCTCTTCTAGCACTGGAAGGAAACACCATATTCACAATTTGTTATATGCTTATAACTgcggaagaagagagaaagagagagagagagcatttaTCCACAGAATGCCCGTGAGATCACATAATGCGGTGGCAAAACTAATTGTCTTGAATTGCTTAACAATACAATACTATTTACTAGAAAGTATCCATGTAAAACACTTACTCTTCTCCAACATCTCGGAGTATGTTGGTGAGTTGGTTTGCGATCCCAAGTGCTAGTGCAGCATTGTAGACAGACTCAGTTGTGGCCTTGGAATCTGGTGCAATCCCCATTACTGGGACGCTCATGAGGCCAACTGTTCCAGCCACATAATAGCAATAGAGATACAGTTCATCAAAATTCATGTATCTTGATTTGCTCAAATCCATTCTCATCCcttcaatcatatctttgaaTGGCTGcataaaaaccaaatttttagaACAACCTACTCAATACACAGCTCAACAAGCATCTAAAAATAAAGGTTTTATAATAGAAACGTGAAAATTTTCACCTATAGTTCAGTCTCTAATGCAGCTTCAGGACTATGCCTCATACCAGAATCACAAAAAACTTTGTGGACCATTAACCAGTAACCccacaatatatatttattatgttATCACTCCCATTTCTTATATTCATTTCATGAACCAATCTGTGGTTCCCAGATGGCAAACCTAGTAATCATTATATTTACAAAGCCTGAAGGAGGAAATTACAAGTTTGACTATAAACATTAAACAATATACATTTCTAAGGGTATTCCacaatgtaaaaattaaaaattaggtAATATAGAGACAAAGATGAACTAGAAAtgtaaattttcctttcttttcaatgACAAGATTGAGGACTTAAATCCTGCCTGCCGCtgcttaaaaagaaaaagaaacttgcaAGTGACATTATTCACTCATATGGATATAATTTATTGGTTTGTTTCCAATACAAGAGGCATAACAAGAAGAGATTGAAAAGTTAAATATACTGAACATGAAATATGGTGGCTTTACATAATCCTAACTCTAAAGAACTTTATGTTGCATAATCCTTAAAGTGATTACGCTATTAATGATTAAACAGAAAATAGTGTAACTTCTATGAGGATCAAGATAATGAAATATCATACGAAACAAAGGTTATTAGCTACATAATGACTATAGTAGTTTGTCTACCTGGATATCCACCGGGAATTTCAAGACTGTATCTGCTAAAGCAGCGTCATACATGTCATATGGACGACCCATAAACAGATCATTTAGCCTTCTCTCCCATCTATCGAGAGCAGTAGGTGTTATATGCGAAGCATTTGGTCCATCCACCAGTTCATCAGTTCTCCTGCACCACACTATGCATTATAAAATAGTTagaatcaaaatgttgatgGAAAGCAACAACAAATGTTAGATGTCTACAAGATAGTACTAGCATAAAGGAAAGGCCATCCAGTGCTTTTTCATACAATGAAAAGGAATTAGttgggagaaaagaaaaaaaaaacttgccatTATATGGATATATAAGCTTTATAACATTCATGAGTTGAACACAATAATGACACTAAGACCAACCATAATTGGCTTACATGTCTATGTTTGTCCAATTTAGCTTTGATTCACTAAGTTAACTCTCTTCACCTAGCTCTCTCTAAATCATCCTTGAATTTGATGCCTATACACAATTCACCTTTGTGTGCACTGTGAGGAGGCTAGCATATGTTTCCATCAGCAAGACATAAACAAACAACGGCTATCCCCAGACATACTGAAGTTGATCACTTACTGAATGTCCTGAAACATAACTGCAGAGGAAATTACTGTTACAGCATTTCTCAGAATGCTAGGAAATTTGAAAAACCACTACACCAGTTCTTGGAGGGCAGCAAAATCATGTTTCAAAGAACACTTACAGTCTGGATGATATCACCATGAGTAAAAAAGGACACATAAGGTAAAGAATGACATTTTTTGAAGATCATAATTTAGCAAAACTTTCAGCAAGATATGAACCTGACATTGCAAAAGGGCCAGGAGAAAATGAATAGTTCCCTCATGTTCTACTCCCATAGCATAGATTCTAGTAGAAGGGCATATCTCTATAGTACTgtgttattttatttattttgagcAGAACTTATGATTGCGTTCTATTGATGCATTCtgtaaaatcaaatttagttAGCTTGGCTGCAACAAGTTTTGACTACTGCTGTGCAGTCAAGTAAGGTAATGGTCAACTAAAGCCAAACATGAAATCTTAACAAAAGTACAGAAGTTTCCAAGTAGTGCTTTTCAGTTTTCAGACTGAACGTTGGTGGGAAACTTCAAGATAGGAACAAatggaaacaaataaatattttgtgcTATATGCTAATAGTTTGACTTGTGCATTTGTTAGTCAATGCTTTATATGGTCATGACCTGGGAGGTCAGCTTTAGGGCTGTATTTCATTTAGCCTCAAGTCTCAACTTGGCATTCCAATATGAGAATGAAGAGAATTCTCAAGGGCGAATTTCTGTTTACAGTGGACAAAAACGAGCTTAATTTGAAATTTGCCACCACAGGTGGAAACTATGTGGTAAGAGGGGACCACAGAGGGTGTGAAGGTGAAGACCCCTGGGCAGGTGCCAACCCTGCTACTCTGCAACTCAAGATTTCTCATGTTTGTCTCCCAATAAGAATGGTGGTCGGAAGTTTACCTCTCAAAAGGCAGGTCTGTTAAAATGGTATTGTCCTTGAAGGGTTCCACacaatttgaagaaagaaaatgtggaaaatTCTTTCCCATCCCATGCAAAAGATaagattttcaatttgaaagataaatatttgaccCAGCTATGAGTTCGTTAAACAAACAGTTAACGCAAGGTTCTgcgtgtttttctttttttcagggAAATATTGTATTCCATTCGCCAAAATCACTGTTTTTGTCAGAACTCTTTGATGCTTCTAAAGCAAATTTCCAATTTCTCTGCTGTCCTTGCTTTGAGATTGCGTTAAGTTTGGAtatggagaaaaaaaagttaccaaGTTGCTTTCCATAAAAGAATGCACAATACCGCAGATAATTCTCGAAAGGTAAAAGTAACGTCACATGCCAAAGAAGTACCATAGATTGCCCACACAGCTCTCTGCCTTTCCGGTGTCATCAACAGGGTTCCTGAGACAGGGTTAAGAAAGAAAGGGTAAGAGGCTGAAGTGAAAGTTACCAGTACGCCACGATAGTTGAACTAAAGCGACAGcataagcaacaaaaaaaaaaattacttgccaccagaaaactaataaaaaaaaaagttcagctCCGTATTCAGCTATAGATCAACATCAATATTTCTGAAATGTGAAACTTTACACACTACAATTAAATGTCTGAATTTCCATATGAGCGAAGTTAGATTCTTTGATAACTTTCAGGTAGCGGAACAGCTTAATGATACATCtatagggaaaagaagaagtggGAGGGAATAAGAAGCTTAATGGGCAGGACTTGTTTGTTCACTATCACGTCCTCTTCAGTGTGTGTATATGCATTTATAGGCCTAAGGAATTAATGAACAGCTGAGTATTCaaacagaaaagggaaaaaaaaagaaacttgtgTCCTGAACAATCTAGAGCAACAGCTTCAtctctaacaaaaaaaaaaaaaaagggttaaaATCCATAGTTAGAAAAACGGAGAAGCATCCACATAGACAAAAAATCGCTTGGTAGTCATGTTTCCTTAACCAATTTATTGTCCAGAGAGTACATGGACAATGCAGAAAGGATAACAGAAAAGGGCATCAATTGCTTCATCAAACTAGGAGGGAGGAGCTAGTTTCAGCAGCCGTATACAAAATTAAGTTGCCCTTGAAGCTTAGTTCACAGAataagaaacacacacacacacacacacagagagagagagagagagagagagagagagagagagagagagagagagtacccaAGTAAAAGGTCTTTGCATACTCTGCACAAACCTCACCACACCTGTCATAAGCTTCATCCAGCAGTGGCAGGTCCGAAGGCATGCCTTCAATCTTAGCATCAAGAAACCTGTCTGCGCTCTTCTGCTCCTTAATCAAAGCAGCCTGCTTCAACACAACTTCATAGACCTTCTGCTCTGAAGTAGGGAACACAGCACTGCCCGATGGGTTCGCTACCATGCTCGACACAACAGAGAAGCCACTTGAGAATCTCAAGCATCTCTTCCTTCCATCCAGAAACTGGATGACAGTCCTCTCCTTACCGACTGGAGTCACGACCCACAATACGGCTGCCGACATCTCTCAATACCCTTTAGAATCTGTCCGGTTACAAACAATAGAATGGAACTTCAAGcccagaattttcttttttagagtACACTCATCTCAGGAAGACAGTGAAAACCAACCGTTCTGAGTCAAAATCAAAGAGTGACGACAGCTCGAGTGAGAATGTGCACCCGCTCTTTCCGTTTCCTCTCCTGGTTCTGCCTTTTTGAAGTGGAGATAGGAAGGGGGTTAGGAATTGCTGGAGATGGTGCTTCCTCATACGTGGCTTAATTGAGACCTTCCACATCCTTTCCTGCCCAACGCTTAGCGTTGTGGACCAGGCTGCCTTGCTGAAAACCCACTTGCCCGCGGAAATTTAGAAAAATGGAAGAATCTTTCATGTAAGGTTCCATCTAGTGTTCAATTTAGGAACGCCTTCATATGTTGAACAATTCACTGATAAGTTGTCGTCTTCCACCCTGAATGAAGTAAACAGCATGGTGAACAGCGTAAGCTCTCATTCACAACCTTCGTTCTAATTTGTTGCCTGTTGACTCTTTGTCAGCATGCGAGAAGTATGGCCAACCTTTGCAGATTCTAGGAAAGGATTGATTTTCCAAGTTCGAAGTTTAGAAAGTTGATTCTCAACTGTTTGGCCCTGAAATTATGCAAATGGCCTTCATAGTTTAAAAAGGAGGATTTCCGTTTATAAGGGTAAAAGTGAACAAAAAAGTGGCCTTTTTGCATAATGActgaaatattaattttttaattggcAGAATTACCGACctcagaaaaaaagaaaaagaataggaaaaatattaattttagttgctttctaaaaaaataaaaacatccaaGTTGCtaaattttatttggaaaattTACAAATAACTGCTCAGGTTTTGATGTATTTGTAACAATCGTCCCAACATTTGATAAATTTCAAATAGctatttgattttataaaacTATTCACGAATGCATGcatgatttatttgataaaaaataatcatttcttAGAATATTTCACAAATCACatgttttaatttgtttaatgaATAACTCACATCTCTTACGCTCccttcatattttgtttaaatttagACTTAAAAGTAAGGAAAGCATGCATTATACTTTAGTAGGACAAGAGGTTGGGTGGAAACTTTGGCTGCTTGGCCGTGGATCTCCCTGCTCACCCAGAGGGCTTTCATAACATTTAAAAGCTTTTTATTAAGAATGGTAAAATGATCTTTAAAAATATACTTTAATGCTTTTCAGTTATGTGAAGCATTAATTAGGAATAATTTTATTCTGGTTTCTGTTTCATCTCATAGCTTTAATTTGAATCCCCCGTTGCCCAAATTGCCTCAGCTTGATTATTGAGGAGGTAAActaacatatatttttcttttcaacaatATTTTCTGAGAGAATCAGAAGAGACTACTTATCTACACTAATATTTGCCAGTTAAATTTTTTCAACGTTGCAGTTCATTCTTTTGTATCGATTTCTTCACATGTCTCCTAAAAACCAGGTTTACTATGATCTCTTACTTAATTTTAACAGGCTTGTTGGATTCCTTTCTTcctaattaaaaagaaaacgatACTGTGTTTTCTATTCTACAAAGAAGCAGGATCACTGAAGAACTCTACAAACAGGATCCTGTGCACTAATACTGTCAAAGGGACACCCATCAAGCTATGGCTCGAAATTCATATGCCTTAAATTTCTCTTTGGAAAGAAGTAGGTTCCCTACTTTATTATAGAATACCGGAGGTATAGTTAATTCTATTATGTTAGCTTATAGTTAACTAAACTTTAGCACATTTGAAGCAAGAAAAGTTTATCtctgataaaattttatttataatttatgAGAAACCTCACCTTTTTAATCAAATACTGTTGAAATTAATATTCCGACATCAGAAACTTAGTCTCTTTCAGTTCAGTTACATTTCATATGAAGAGAGGAAATAGGTTGTCAAAAGAGGGATAATTTATTCAGGTAAAACTAAGCAAATCAAAGCCGTATCAAGTCAGTTTTTTCCAAACATCAAGTCAACAATCTGTCGTTTGTAAAAGGAATCAGAGACTCAAGCAGGATCCTGCCAAATAAAGGTGCATTGGAATTAAAATTAGCTAGCTCCCTGCAACTAGAGCCGCATATTTTGACTGAAAGAATTAACTTGCAacttaaatattgttttcacCATCCACCAGACTCGCCTCTTACGTTGTACACTTTTTTGTCTTCCATTGCAAGGGGCAAATAATATTTAATCATGTGACTACTCCAACAGCAAGATTTTAAATTTCTCACAGGTTCTTTTCAGCTCACGTAGATAGAGTAccaacttcaaaaatattattagCAAAATTACTGCAAATGAGTTTCATGTATACAATACAtgatttgccattttttttattgtggcATATTCTCTGGGTATACGACCGGGGTGAGGAGATAAAAGAAGGCAATGTAAATGGTGTCAAATTGAGGACCCAAACACTACTATTTTGTTTTCTAAGCTTTCCTATGGTGGTCTGTTCGTCCATACAAGATTTGGACGTTGGAACTCACCTTAGTGAGCACATGCCTGCTGCGTTTTGTGGTATCTCTAGCGACGGTCCAAATTGTTACTAAACCCTACTTACACAAATGGCGTTGCTATGACCATTGCTAGTATGCCTGGAAAACTTTAGCAACAGCCTCAAGCCTTTAGCCATGGAATGtctagaatatatatatatatatatatatatatatatatatatatatatagagagagagagagagagagagagagagagagagataagagtTCTATGCTGTCGTATGTaggatggctaaaaattaaacaatCTGCTGTTAAAAGTAACATAATCAATGTTTGCCAAAAACACCATAAACTGTTGCTGCATTATAAACCATTACTAATACCCATGGATGGCTGCTTTATggtgagatatatatatatagggtttGGTCGGAGCAATCCTGCAGCTTCTCACAGCACGTCCCCAAATGCCGAAGCTGCCCGAATCCTTGATGGGAGGGGATCCaccttttgtgtgtgtgtgtgtgtgtgtatatatatatatatatatatatatatatatatatatatatatatatatatatatagagagagagagagagagagagagagagagagaggcggggagagagagagagagagagatctgaagATAGATAAACAACTAATTCACAAAAGAATAATTTGTGTAACCATGAAAATATTAATGTTTGCTACAGAAACAGTCGAAGCCCCTTTAATTTATATTAGACTGGACATTACAATTGCCAAGGATGCTTCCATAAAATCATTCAGAGTCTAATCCTAACAGAATGCAGATCTCATGTTGTTTCTGTCAACAAATCTCCTTTAACCTCTTCCTTAGCTTTGAACACTATTCTCACTTCACCctcagtttttctttcttctctttctaaGTTGAACAGTCATGTGCATATTGCCTGCTTCATATTCATGACTCCCCTTGTAAAGTGAACAtaataaactaacaaaaaacgATCAGAACAAAAGAAATGCTGGTTGAAAAATGTGAGAAAAGAACATAAGGACATCTTTCATCTTCCAAATTTAACTTTCATGTAGCTACCTAATAATTCCTTCATCATCTAAACCAGTCTCAAGTTCATTGGAGTTCCTAGTGGTGGACTCTCTTTTCTCCCATTTATCTAAAGTAAGAACATTCTGTTTTCCTATTCTGCTTTATCCATGTTGCCTCGCCCCTGTTTGGTTTGCACAATCTTCCAAACAGTGTTGGCACAGAAGCTTGATTTTGAACTGAGAAAGCATCTGAAACTGCAGCAAATAGAGAGGCAGCAGCAACAGAACAGTCACAAAAAGGCCATAAGGTGACAAGGCTTATATATAAGGGTAGTCTCAACAGTTCAATTCAGTGTTAGTTTTACCAGCGGTTCCAGAGAATAGACCATGATAAGTGAGAATTTGCAACTGATCATGGCTTTACAAGAGGTCGAAGGCATCTTTCAAAGAATATTTAGATATAAACCAATACTAGCCACTCTTTCCATAGTCCACACCATAAAAAACAGGAACTAATTCATGGAAGGGATAAAACTTGATGGTGAGAGTCCAATTCATTCTATATATTTaatgaatgcaaaagaaaaagttagtCTACTTAACAAATGCTAGAGACAACCACATGCATAGCAGCCTAAACAATCTTTAAGAAGAATGACTACATCACATATAGTGGGTTGCTCGACCACATCATGGTCACATAATATTGCTTTTGGAAGCACACAATCACTTATAGCTACACTAGCCTCAAAAGGCTAAAAAAGGAGCAGtctaagggatcaaatgaagtagCGAACGACAATATAAGGTTAATATAGTCAAAATAGGTTCGTTTTTGCATGCAAGTTAGTACATTCAATGCCTCCATCAACAATTAAGTGAAGCTGTTACCAATATAAGTGTTTAATAGTTAACAGATTGTAGAATCTTTTAATAAAATTAATGTTGCAGAATAGACTTGGATGGAACAATTAATTTATAATCCTCTACAACCTATATATATAGAGTTTCTTTTTGCATAAACAGTGTTTGTGTACCAAAGAATTAATCAGATCTTTGTCATGGTCTGGTACATATTAATAATTAATGAACTATTTTCCTCCGAGCAAtttcaaatatgataaaaaaaaagtgagaatcaatttttatcacatcaaaaaagaaaagctaacAAAGCCATTAGAGCATAATAAATAAGTGAAAAGACAATAATCCAATATTTCTACAGTACCGAGGATGAATATTAAAAGTTGATGTtataaagaaatggaaataacTATGAACAACATGGACATTTAAAAGCAACTAACTTGAAAAGCAATTTGAAGGCATCTAATTTACATTTTGAACATAGAACAAGCCTCGAAATTGAGGAAAGGCAACTATTCTTCAATTGCTCAAATTTCATGCATGGGTAGGCTATGTGGAAgtgttttttaacatttttggtGACTGAAAGGCATGTGGGCTGTCTAGGAATTTGGTTGCACTAGTTATTGCCTATTGCTCAAATTCTATTTGTTGTGGTGGGCTTTTTATGATTGGACAAATACCCCATATGCTAAAGTTAGTGCCCTGCTTTGAGGCCCATTCCCAAATCAAAAGCCTTTTCTAAAAGGCATTTTTTAATGTTCTGATTACCTTCTTTGTATGgttttcattttggcttttgtgattttcttttttggaaacAAGGTGTCTTGCAAAGAGTGTTTGCCTGCAATAATAGAGTCGCAAGCAACCATAAATAGGGTTGAAAAAATAGAGTAAAAGCTGCTAAACTATAAcactttcttccattttctacAACACACAATATAGCATATTCCTTGCACATATATCAGgtggtaaaagaaaaagaagcataGCAACACCTAAGCCACTCCCATATTCTATCACAAAAGGAAAACATACACCctgcaaaacaaaagaaacttactactaaaacaaaagagaaaaacacacaaaaagagaatataaattTTGTGGAGTTGGCTCATTTAAACTTTTATAGAAATCATTTGGAATAAGATAAGTATCTAAATGACTATGCCATGATCTTGGTGTCCGTTTAAGACCACACAGACCTTTTAAAGTTTGCAAACTTTGTTTTCTTCACCTTCTCTAACGAATCCCTGTGGTTATTCAATATAAACATCTCCATCTAGATATTGGCAGCTTCATCTCAGTTATTTGTGGATACCTTTGTAAAAGAGAGAAGAATGCATGAacatattaaaagagaaataGTAAACATCAACACCTTTATCTGATTGACAAACAGAGCAAGCACATAACTAAATCCCAGTGTCAACTATTAGTTGTCAAGATTGACCAAATATTgtctttttgaaagaaaaattatgatattatgCATGAAGACTTTGTCTAATCAAATATGTCTTAGCTTCTATCTCACAATATTGTGCTATGGTTATCCCACTCcctttcatattttaatatcaTGTGGAAAATGTTTTTGCTAAATTTCTTTGGAGAGGAGGTGAAGAGGTCAAAAGGTCGCTTAGTAAAATCGAGCAAAATGTGCTCTTCAAAACATGAATGAGGAGTTGGGCATTAGAAAGATTAAATAAGTCAACAAGGCAATCTTGCTTATTTGGCTTGTATGGCTATTAGCACACTGACATTATATGGGACAATAATGTGTGTACACCCTCAAACACAACTAAATTTTCAACTATTCAAGGACTATGTTCATAACATCACAGGAACCAAACATAGAAATAAGCTGCTAAACAATTAACATTTAAGAACATTATACAACAATAATCATAAGGGTATCACACCTTCCATTATCACTTTTAGACATCTCTGTTAGGCATAATCACAGGGTGTTAAATTTGTTCAATTATTCATTACTTTTAAGTAGTTCTCATATTATTCTTGCTATAGTAGTTCCACCACTAATAGACTCTAGTGGTT containing:
- the LOC116264768 gene encoding phytoene synthase 2, chloroplastic-like — encoded protein: MSAAVLWVVTPVGKERTVIQFLDGRKRCLRFSSGFSVVSSMVANPSGSAVFPTSEQKVYEVVLKQAALIKEQKSADRFLDAKIEGMPSDLPLLDEAYDRCGEVCAEYAKTFYLGTLLMTPERQRAVWAIYVWCRRTDELVDGPNASHITPTALDRWERRLNDLFMGRPYDMYDAALADTVLKFPVDIQPFKDMIEGMRMDLSKSRYMNFDELYLYCYYVAGTVGLMSVPVMGIAPDSKATTESVYNAALALGIANQLTNILRDVGEDARRGRIYLPQDELACAGLSDDDIFAGKVTDKWRNFMKDQIKRARLFFDEAEKGVTELNPASRWPVWASLVLYRQILDSIEANDYNNFTKRAYVSKAKKFLSLPIAYARSLVGPAKAPGILRT